In Paeniglutamicibacter kerguelensis, one genomic interval encodes:
- a CDS encoding class I SAM-dependent RNA methyltransferase: protein MSTDKNILRVRLGAAAHGGHSVARHEGRVIFVRHGIPGEEVSIALRDAGEKSRFWRGDVVEVHEASEHRVPHFWAAADSLRSAERGVLPVGGAEFGHISLEHQRELKGQIFTEQLERLGKIDAAEHGFTGVRTPEGESEDALGWRTRTAFAVDSKGRLAMSPFRSNDLVPVKEMPLAHPKINELKLWELPLLGISRIEVAVGSGEDAGVLVLFVEDGTHTGAAGRAAKRLPEWASAASVTQVGGSVADGRGVLQRLRGRTWLSESVAGHDYRITGEGFWQIHRLAPATLVERVMAQLAPGYGARVADLYAGAGLFSAPLAKAVGDDGMVLSIEGAPGTSKDAVKNLREFPQAVISQGRVEKTLSRELNERKAKLDSIVLDPPRTGAGKAAVSAMVRSGAKKISYVSCDPASFARDTADLAAAGFRLEEIDVIDLYPHTHHMETVGLFRRH, encoded by the coding sequence ATGAGCACCGACAAGAACATCCTGCGAGTACGCCTCGGCGCTGCAGCCCACGGCGGACACAGCGTCGCCCGCCACGAGGGCCGGGTGATCTTTGTCCGCCACGGCATTCCCGGGGAAGAGGTCAGCATCGCCCTGCGCGACGCGGGGGAGAAGTCCCGCTTCTGGCGCGGCGACGTGGTCGAGGTCCACGAGGCCTCCGAACACCGCGTGCCGCACTTCTGGGCCGCCGCCGATTCCCTGCGCTCCGCGGAGCGCGGCGTCCTTCCCGTGGGCGGGGCCGAGTTCGGCCACATTTCCCTCGAACACCAGCGCGAGCTGAAGGGCCAGATTTTCACCGAGCAGCTCGAACGCCTGGGCAAGATCGACGCCGCCGAGCACGGGTTCACCGGCGTCCGCACCCCCGAGGGCGAGAGCGAGGACGCGCTGGGCTGGCGCACCCGCACGGCGTTCGCCGTCGATTCCAAGGGCCGCCTGGCGATGAGCCCCTTCCGCTCCAACGACCTGGTCCCGGTCAAGGAAATGCCGCTGGCGCACCCGAAGATCAACGAGCTCAAGCTCTGGGAGCTGCCGCTGCTGGGCATCAGCCGCATCGAGGTTGCCGTCGGCTCCGGCGAGGACGCCGGCGTGCTGGTGCTCTTCGTCGAGGACGGAACCCACACCGGTGCCGCCGGCCGCGCGGCCAAGCGCCTGCCGGAATGGGCGTCTGCAGCCTCCGTCACGCAGGTCGGCGGTTCCGTGGCAGACGGCCGCGGCGTCCTGCAGCGCCTGCGCGGGCGCACCTGGCTTTCCGAGTCCGTGGCCGGGCACGACTACCGGATCACCGGCGAGGGTTTCTGGCAGATCCACCGCCTGGCACCAGCCACCCTGGTCGAGCGCGTCATGGCCCAGCTGGCCCCGGGCTACGGCGCCCGTGTCGCGGACCTTTACGCCGGCGCAGGGCTCTTCAGCGCCCCGCTGGCCAAGGCCGTGGGGGACGACGGAATGGTTCTCTCCATCGAGGGCGCCCCGGGCACCAGCAAGGACGCCGTGAAGAACCTGCGCGAATTCCCGCAGGCCGTCATCTCGCAGGGACGCGTCGAGAAGACGCTGTCCCGGGAGCTGAACGAGCGCAAGGCCAAGCTGGATTCGATCGTGCTCGATCCTCCCCGCACCGGCGCCGGCAAGGCCGCCGTCTCCGCGATGGTCCGTTCGGGCGCCAAGAAGATCTCCTACGTTTCCTGCGATCCCGCGTCGTTTGCCCGCGACACCGCGGATCTGGCCGCGGCCGGTTTCCGGCTGGAGGAGATCGACGTGATCGACCTCTACCCGCACACGCACCACATGGAAACCGTGGGCCTTTTCCGGCGCCACTAG